The following coding sequences lie in one Paenibacillus durus ATCC 35681 genomic window:
- the gyrA gene encoding DNA gyrase subunit A produces MAEQNNPQIRDRDIGVEMRDSFMDYAMSIIVSRALPDVRDGLKPVHRRILFAMSELGMSPDKPYKKSARIVGEVIGKYHPHGDSAVYETMVRMAQDFSMRYMLVDGHGNFGSIDGDMAAAMRYTEARLSKIAMEMLRDLNKDTVDFIPNYDGEEHEPAVLPSRFPNLLVNGVSGIAVGMATNIPPHNLGEVIDGVQAMIRNPEITPMELMEYIKGPDFPTAGYILGREGIRQAYRTGRGSVTMRAKALIEEENNGKARIVVNELPYQVNKARLVEKIAELVREKRIEGITDLRDESDRNGMRIVIEVRRDVNANVVLNNLYKHTSMQSSFGINMLAIVGNEPKVLNLRDVLYHYLQHQIEVIRRRTEFELKKAEARAHILEGLRIALDNLDEVIALIRASRTVDIAREGLIETFSLSTEQAQAILDMRMQRLTGLERDKIENEYNELLAKIAEYKAILADESLVLEIISNELQELRDRYADERRTEITIGEESILDEDLIPREEVVITVSHTGYIKRLPVSTYRSQKRGGRGVVGMDTKDEDFVEHLFVSNSHNYLMFFTDKGKVYRIKAYEIPELGRTARGTPIINLLQIEQGEKISAVIQIEETDSDKYLFFATREGIVKKTPLEDYNNIRKGGLIAINLREEDELIDVKLTDGKQKLILGTADGMSITFSEEDVRSMGRSATGVKGITLDEEDHVIGLDCIDQDLDVLIVTTKGYGKRTPASDYRLQTRGGKGIKTINLTEKNGPVVSLKVVKQEEDLMIITTGGTLIRMSMDGISTMGRYAQGVKLINIRDEDAVSTVCRTDKSEDGDENTQSDETAEINQEPNEAPEVNETANSAESDTEDDGEALE; encoded by the coding sequence ATGGCTGAACAAAATAACCCGCAAATCAGGGACCGGGACATCGGTGTGGAAATGCGCGATTCTTTCATGGATTACGCAATGAGCATCATTGTAAGCCGGGCTTTGCCGGACGTAAGGGACGGACTTAAGCCGGTGCACCGGCGCATTTTGTTTGCGATGTCGGAGCTTGGAATGTCACCGGATAAGCCGTATAAGAAATCGGCGAGAATCGTCGGTGAGGTGATCGGTAAATACCATCCGCACGGCGACTCGGCCGTTTATGAGACGATGGTCCGGATGGCCCAAGACTTCTCCATGCGCTACATGCTGGTCGACGGGCATGGCAATTTCGGCTCGATTGACGGCGATATGGCCGCGGCGATGCGGTATACCGAAGCCAGACTTTCCAAGATTGCGATGGAAATGCTGCGCGATCTGAACAAAGATACGGTCGATTTTATACCTAACTATGACGGCGAAGAGCATGAACCGGCCGTTCTGCCTTCACGTTTTCCCAATCTGCTGGTTAATGGGGTATCCGGCATCGCGGTAGGGATGGCTACCAATATACCGCCGCATAATTTGGGCGAGGTCATCGACGGTGTACAGGCTATGATCCGTAATCCCGAAATTACGCCGATGGAGCTCATGGAATATATCAAGGGGCCGGATTTTCCTACGGCCGGTTATATTTTGGGCCGCGAAGGCATCCGCCAGGCGTATCGTACGGGCCGTGGCTCGGTCACGATGCGCGCAAAGGCTTTGATTGAGGAAGAGAATAACGGCAAGGCGCGCATCGTTGTTAACGAGCTGCCTTATCAGGTTAATAAAGCGCGGTTGGTGGAGAAAATTGCCGAGCTGGTGCGTGAGAAACGAATTGAGGGCATCACCGATCTGCGGGATGAGTCGGACCGCAACGGAATGCGCATCGTTATCGAGGTCAGACGGGATGTTAATGCGAATGTAGTGCTTAATAATCTGTACAAGCACACTTCAATGCAGTCTTCATTCGGCATTAATATGCTGGCCATTGTCGGCAATGAGCCGAAGGTGCTGAATCTGCGCGACGTGCTATACCACTATTTGCAGCATCAGATCGAGGTTATCCGCCGCCGGACGGAATTTGAACTGAAGAAGGCGGAAGCACGGGCGCATATTCTGGAAGGATTGCGCATTGCGCTGGATAACCTGGATGAAGTCATCGCGTTAATCCGCGCTTCGCGTACGGTTGATATTGCGCGTGAAGGCTTGATAGAGACGTTTAGTCTCAGCACCGAGCAGGCTCAAGCGATTCTGGACATGCGGATGCAGCGTCTGACCGGTCTGGAACGCGACAAGATCGAGAACGAGTATAACGAGCTGCTCGCCAAAATAGCCGAGTACAAGGCCATCCTGGCTGACGAATCGCTCGTGCTTGAAATTATCAGCAATGAATTGCAGGAGCTGCGGGACCGGTACGCCGACGAGCGGCGGACGGAGATTACCATCGGAGAAGAGAGCATTCTGGATGAGGATCTTATCCCGCGCGAAGAGGTTGTCATTACAGTATCGCATACCGGCTATATTAAGCGGCTTCCGGTAAGCACTTACCGCAGTCAAAAACGCGGCGGCCGCGGCGTAGTGGGCATGGACACGAAGGATGAGGATTTTGTCGAGCATCTCTTCGTCAGCAACTCGCATAACTATCTCATGTTCTTTACCGATAAAGGTAAGGTGTACCGCATCAAGGCCTACGAGATTCCGGAGCTTGGACGGACGGCGCGCGGGACGCCGATTATTAATCTGCTCCAGATTGAGCAGGGCGAGAAGATCAGCGCCGTTATCCAAATCGAGGAAACGGACAGCGATAAATATCTATTCTTTGCCACCCGTGAAGGCATTGTGAAGAAGACGCCGCTTGAGGATTACAACAATATTCGTAAAGGCGGACTCATCGCAATCAATCTGCGGGAAGAAGATGAGCTGATCGATGTGAAGCTTACCGACGGCAAGCAGAAGCTTATTCTGGGCACGGCAGACGGAATGTCTATCACCTTCTCCGAAGAGGATGTCCGTTCCATGGGTCGGAGCGCAACAGGAGTCAAGGGTATTACCCTGGATGAAGAGGATCATGTTATCGGCTTGGATTGCATTGACCAAGATCTGGATGTGCTGATCGTCACAACCAAGGGTTATGGCAAACGTACGCCTGCCAGCGATTACCGTCTGCAGACCCGCGGAGGCAAGGGGATCAAGACCATCAATCTTACGGAGAAGAACGGCCCTGTGGTCAGCCTCAAGGTCGTTAAGCAGGAAGAGGACCTGATGATCATTACGACGGGCGGAACCTTGATCCGTATGAGCATGGACGGCATTTCGACCATGGGCCGTTATGCGCAGGGCGTGAAGCTGATCAATATCCGCGATGAGGATGCCGTATCCACCGTCTGCCGCACCGACAAGAGCGAAGACGGGGATGAGAATACGCAGTCCGATGAGACTGCGGAAATCAATCAGGAGCCGAATGAAGCCCCGGAAGTCAATGAGACTGCTAACTCTGCCGAGTCCGATACGGAGGATGACGGAGAGGCTTTGGAATAG
- the gyrB gene encoding DNA topoisomerase (ATP-hydrolyzing) subunit B: MSMNQPTYDESQIQVLEGLEAVRKRPGMYIGSTSVKGLHHLVWEVVDNSIDEALAGYCDKIQVIVHEDNSITVIDNGRGIPVGENPKLKKSTLEVVMTVLHAGGKFGGGGYKVSGGLHGVGISVVNALSEKVIVTVKREGHAYQQEYRRGVPQYDIRTIGDTDETGTKTTFLPDPEIFTETTVYDYNTLLTRIRELAFLNKGIEISLTDERTGASSTFKYDGGIIEYVKFLNEKKEVLHEEPIYVGGSRDMIQVEVALQYNDSYTENIYSFANNIHTHEGGTHESGFKSALTRIINDYARKSGIIKDNSSNLTGDDVREGLTAIISVKIPEPQFEGQTKTKLGNSEVRGIVESLFGEKLQEFLEENPAISRRVLEKSLQASRAREAARKARELTRRKSALEVSSLPGKLADCSSKDASISELFIVEGDSAGGSAKQGRDRHFQAILPLRGKILNVEKARLDRILSNAEIRAIITALGTGIGDDFDLSKARYHKVVIMTDADVDGAHIRTLLLTFFYRYMRKIVEAGFIYIAQPPLFKVERNKVVRYAGSEKERDEIIATFGENAKFNVQRYKGLGEMNATQLWETTMDPESRSMLQVTIEDAILADSIFDTLMGDNVEPRRDFIQEHAKSVKNLDI; this comes from the coding sequence ATGTCAATGAATCAACCGACATATGATGAGAGCCAGATTCAGGTGCTTGAAGGGCTGGAAGCAGTCCGTAAGCGTCCGGGCATGTACATTGGTTCGACCAGCGTAAAGGGCTTGCACCATCTCGTATGGGAAGTTGTCGATAACAGTATTGACGAAGCGCTGGCCGGTTATTGCGACAAAATCCAGGTTATTGTGCATGAAGACAACAGCATTACCGTCATCGATAACGGACGGGGGATTCCTGTCGGAGAGAACCCGAAGCTGAAGAAATCGACGCTTGAAGTCGTCATGACCGTTCTGCATGCAGGCGGTAAGTTCGGCGGCGGCGGATATAAAGTTTCGGGCGGTCTGCACGGAGTAGGTATCTCGGTAGTAAATGCTCTCTCGGAAAAGGTTATTGTTACCGTCAAGCGCGAGGGGCATGCGTACCAGCAGGAATACCGCCGGGGCGTGCCTCAGTATGATATTAGGACGATTGGCGATACCGATGAAACGGGCACCAAGACGACCTTCCTCCCGGACCCGGAGATTTTTACCGAAACGACTGTGTATGACTATAATACGCTGCTTACCCGGATTCGCGAGCTCGCCTTCCTGAACAAGGGAATCGAAATCTCGCTTACGGATGAACGGACCGGTGCATCGAGCACATTCAAATATGATGGCGGTATTATTGAGTACGTGAAGTTTCTGAACGAGAAAAAAGAAGTGCTGCACGAGGAACCCATCTATGTTGGCGGTTCCCGCGACATGATTCAGGTCGAGGTTGCTCTCCAGTACAATGATTCATACACCGAGAATATTTATTCATTTGCCAATAACATTCATACCCACGAGGGCGGCACCCATGAATCCGGATTCAAAAGTGCTTTGACGCGGATTATCAATGATTATGCGCGCAAAAGCGGCATTATCAAGGATAACAGCTCCAACCTGACCGGAGATGACGTGCGTGAAGGACTGACGGCAATCATTTCCGTGAAGATTCCCGAGCCGCAGTTCGAAGGCCAGACGAAGACAAAGCTCGGCAACAGCGAGGTTCGCGGGATTGTGGAATCGTTGTTCGGCGAGAAGCTGCAGGAGTTTCTTGAGGAGAATCCTGCGATCTCCCGGCGCGTGCTGGAGAAGTCGCTGCAAGCCTCCCGCGCGCGGGAGGCAGCGCGCAAAGCCCGCGAGCTGACGCGGCGCAAGAGCGCGCTTGAAGTCAGCTCGCTGCCTGGCAAACTGGCGGACTGCTCGTCCAAGGACGCTTCCATCAGCGAATTGTTCATCGTCGAAGGCGACTCCGCCGGCGGTTCGGCGAAGCAGGGACGCGACCGGCACTTTCAGGCGATATTGCCGCTGCGCGGCAAAATTCTGAACGTGGAGAAGGCGCGCCTGGACCGCATTCTGTCCAATGCCGAAATCCGCGCGATTATAACCGCTCTGGGAACGGGGATCGGCGATGATTTCGATCTGTCGAAGGCCCGTTATCATAAGGTTGTCATCATGACGGATGCGGATGTCGACGGCGCCCATATCCGCACTCTGCTGCTGACCTTCTTTTACCGGTACATGCGCAAAATCGTTGAAGCGGGCTTTATCTACATCGCCCAGCCGCCGCTGTTCAAGGTGGAGCGCAACAAGGTTGTCCGCTACGCCGGATCAGAGAAGGAACGGGATGAAATTATCGCCACCTTCGGCGAGAACGCCAAGTTTAATGTTCAGCGCTATAAAGGTCTTGGGGAGATGAATGCCACTCAGCTATGGGAGACAACGATGGACCCCGAGAGCCGCAGCATGCTGCAGGTAACGATTGAAGACGCCATTCTGGCCGACAGCATTTTCGACACCCTGATGGGAGATAATGTGGAACCGCGGCGCGATTTTATCCAAGAGCATGCCAAGTCGGTTAAAAATCTGGATATTTAG
- the remB gene encoding extracellular matrix regulator RemB, with translation MYIHLGGEKIIRSSELIAIFDISIEKSSKLSKQFVAAALNDKRLERIGEEEAKSIVVTQNVVYYSPISSSTLKKRSRMLLES, from the coding sequence ATGTATATTCATTTGGGCGGGGAAAAGATTATCCGGTCTTCGGAACTGATTGCCATATTCGATATTTCGATTGAGAAATCCTCCAAACTGTCCAAACAGTTCGTAGCCGCCGCTTTAAATGACAAAAGACTGGAGCGTATCGGCGAAGAAGAAGCGAAATCCATAGTCGTCACTCAGAACGTTGTGTATTATTCCCCCATTTCTTCTTCCACACTCAAAAAACGATCCAGAATGCTGCTTGAAAGTTAA
- the tmk gene encoding dTMP kinase encodes MGRKGFFITLEGGEGSGKTTIMGRLAAYLQNRSLPYLITREPGGIEIAEKIRSIILDPAHTAMDARTEALLYAASRSQHLAERVEPALKEGLIVLCDRFVDSSLVYQGYARGLGMDEVRAINQFATGGRMPDLTFYLDIEPKVGLARISANGEREINRLDMESLAFHEKVREGYQLIAKADPARIVTLDANRPPHVVERELVSTLEDKLLKDF; translated from the coding sequence TTGGGCCGGAAAGGATTTTTTATTACACTTGAAGGCGGAGAAGGATCGGGTAAAACAACGATTATGGGCAGGCTGGCCGCTTATTTGCAGAACCGCTCCCTCCCTTATCTGATTACCCGCGAGCCGGGCGGCATTGAGATCGCCGAGAAAATCCGCTCTATCATTCTTGACCCTGCTCATACGGCGATGGACGCGCGCACCGAAGCGCTGCTCTATGCAGCATCCAGAAGCCAGCATTTGGCCGAAAGAGTGGAGCCGGCGCTGAAGGAAGGACTTATCGTGCTGTGCGACCGCTTTGTGGACAGCAGCCTAGTATACCAGGGCTACGCCAGAGGACTGGGTATGGATGAGGTACGGGCGATTAACCAGTTTGCCACCGGCGGCCGGATGCCGGACCTCACCTTCTATCTGGATATCGAGCCCAAGGTGGGTCTGGCAAGAATTTCGGCGAACGGAGAGCGGGAAATCAACCGGCTGGATATGGAGAGCCTTGCTTTTCACGAGAAAGTAAGAGAAGGATATCAGTTGATTGCCAAAGCGGACCCTGCTCGGATTGTGACTTTGGATGCCAATCGGCCGCCGCATGTTGTAGAGCGTGAGCTTGTAAGTACACTTGAAGATAAGCTGTTAAAGGACTTCTAG
- a CDS encoding YaaR family protein, whose amino-acid sequence MKINPNFRPLKNELPLSDNMNRPIQQKTFSDVFQQHGEQASRDEITRRIQEIQVQGERLSKSMTIRELTIYRVMVKKFLEETARRGVTLKETKGWDRRGRGKRYKLLEEIDSALLTLADELLESEQGRIDLLSKVGEIRGMLINLSF is encoded by the coding sequence TTGAAGATTAATCCGAACTTCAGGCCTTTGAAGAACGAACTGCCTTTAAGCGACAATATGAACAGGCCGATTCAGCAAAAAACGTTCTCCGATGTGTTTCAGCAGCATGGCGAACAGGCGAGCCGGGATGAAATCACCCGCCGAATTCAGGAGATTCAAGTTCAAGGTGAGCGCCTCTCCAAATCAATGACGATACGCGAGCTGACGATTTACCGGGTCATGGTCAAAAAATTCCTGGAAGAAACGGCGCGACGCGGCGTAACGCTCAAAGAAACAAAGGGCTGGGACCGGAGAGGACGCGGCAAAAGATACAAGCTGCTGGAGGAAATCGATTCCGCTCTACTGACCCTTGCAGACGAACTTTTGGAGAGCGAGCAGGGGCGGATCGATCTGCTGAGCAAGGTTGGAGAAATCCGCGGGATGCTGATCAACCTTTCTTTTTGA
- a CDS encoding HD-GYP domain-containing protein, whose product MPSISVAEIRPGSKVSKDVITPLGGLLFAKGKILLPRDMEVLEAFLIQQVDIECSEEDVQALEPSKAPSKGAVKAGAVITASALAKSGSQLHEEYDHMLTLIKKCYSSADAAVLPIYELRSRLEAMIAHIKDYHVLNFSPRTLNEQDYIYHNAVLSALTSYKIAQWCDCPQKEWLQVSFAGLLHDIGNAKIDSSIMQKPEPLTITERNEVQKHTTYGYQILRKVTAINEGVRLAALQHHEKIDGSGYPLRLRGSQIHLYAKIVAVADIFHAMTLERTYKKAQSPYLVLEEIQKEGFGQLEPSIVQTFIHKTTELHNGTKIRLNDGRPGEIIFSDRSNPTRPLVSVEGKIINLAHSRHLYIQEILE is encoded by the coding sequence ATGCCGAGCATATCGGTGGCGGAAATAAGGCCGGGTTCAAAAGTGAGTAAGGACGTCATTACGCCTTTGGGAGGCTTGTTATTTGCCAAAGGGAAAATACTGCTGCCGCGCGATATGGAGGTTCTGGAGGCTTTTCTGATTCAGCAGGTCGATATTGAATGCTCCGAGGAGGACGTCCAAGCCTTGGAACCGTCCAAAGCTCCTTCTAAGGGTGCGGTTAAAGCCGGAGCGGTCATTACAGCTTCTGCGCTGGCCAAGAGCGGCTCTCAGCTGCATGAGGAATACGATCACATGCTGACGCTCATCAAAAAATGTTACAGCTCAGCCGACGCAGCGGTTCTGCCGATCTATGAACTTCGCAGCAGGCTGGAGGCCATGATCGCCCATATCAAGGATTATCATGTTCTCAATTTTTCCCCGCGTACGCTTAACGAACAGGATTACATTTATCATAACGCCGTACTTTCTGCGCTCACATCTTATAAGATTGCCCAGTGGTGCGACTGTCCCCAGAAAGAGTGGCTGCAAGTGAGTTTTGCCGGTTTGCTGCATGATATCGGAAATGCAAAGATTGACAGTTCAATTATGCAGAAGCCTGAGCCGCTTACGATTACTGAAAGAAATGAAGTGCAAAAGCATACAACATATGGATATCAGATTTTGCGAAAAGTAACGGCTATTAACGAAGGGGTCCGGCTTGCAGCTTTGCAGCATCATGAAAAAATTGACGGTTCGGGCTATCCGCTTCGGCTGCGGGGGAGTCAAATTCATTTATATGCGAAAATTGTCGCTGTGGCGGATATTTTCCATGCAATGACGCTGGAGCGGACATACAAGAAGGCGCAGTCGCCATATCTCGTTCTGGAGGAAATTCAAAAAGAAGGGTTCGGCCAACTGGAACCATCCATTGTACAAACCTTCATACACAAGACGACGGAGCTGCACAATGGAACGAAGATACGTCTAAACGATGGCCGGCCTGGTGAAATCATCTTCTCTGATCGAAGCAACCCTACACGCCCATTGGTAAGCGTAGAGGGTAAAATCATCAATTTGGCACACTCACGTCATCTCTATATCCAGGAGATCTTGGAGTAA
- a CDS encoding YheC/YheD family protein, translated as MRIQRVPSKWAKTEVILLNHSLTPYIPDTRKYDPEALSEMLGLYETVYIKPDRGTYGSGVMRAERRSLNLTPSGTEKSGENEGEDSHSSILYILRYDTKAQAYRSIEELHQAIAERTQGRFYLIQRGISLLCYKKHPFDLRVLVQKSPEGRWETTGLIGRVAAPQKIVTNYHNGGRVLSVEALLKEHMKQNERLAMITHLKNLGVDTGHQLETAFPGMKEIGLDVAMDDHYDLWILEVNTLPSLVVFKMFDDKSIYRKIHQYAAAYGRAGFSSPSTSLRRKPLARSH; from the coding sequence ATGAGAATTCAACGGGTTCCCAGCAAATGGGCCAAGACCGAAGTCATTCTGCTTAATCATTCCTTAACGCCTTATATTCCCGATACCCGTAAATATGATCCTGAAGCGCTCAGCGAGATGCTGGGCCTGTATGAAACCGTCTATATCAAACCCGACCGCGGAACCTATGGAAGCGGGGTTATGCGAGCTGAGCGGCGGAGCTTGAACTTGACCCCCAGCGGCACGGAAAAGTCCGGAGAAAACGAAGGGGAAGACTCCCATTCCAGTATTCTGTATATTCTCCGTTATGACACAAAAGCACAGGCGTATCGTTCCATCGAGGAACTACATCAAGCGATAGCCGAAAGAACACAGGGACGTTTCTATTTGATTCAAAGAGGTATCAGCCTGCTGTGCTACAAGAAACATCCGTTCGATCTGCGTGTACTTGTCCAAAAAAGCCCTGAAGGACGCTGGGAAACGACCGGACTGATCGGCAGAGTGGCGGCTCCGCAAAAAATTGTGACCAACTATCATAACGGAGGCAGAGTATTATCTGTCGAAGCGCTGCTGAAGGAGCATATGAAGCAGAACGAGCGCTTAGCAATGATCACCCATCTGAAAAATCTTGGTGTAGATACTGGACATCAGTTGGAGACGGCTTTTCCAGGCATGAAGGAAATTGGGCTGGATGTCGCCATGGATGATCACTACGATCTATGGATTCTTGAGGTTAATACACTGCCTTCTCTCGTAGTATTTAAGATGTTCGACGACAAATCCATTTACCGAAAAATCCACCAGTATGCCGCCGCCTACGGCCGTGCCGGCTTTAGCAGCCCGAGCACATCCTTACGCCGCAAGCCGCTTGCGCGCAGCCATTAA
- a CDS encoding aminotransferase class I/II-fold pyridoxal phosphate-dependent enzyme translates to MKETERAGAPLYEMLERYKAEGKSSFHVPGHKNGQAFKMEGSAGLLDEVMTADITEISGSDDLHHPGGVILEAQKLAADCFGAEESFLLVGGSTAGNLALILTVCAEPGTVLLVQRNVHKSVIHGLMLAGARAVFLEPQMDDASGLAVAPSEETVRKALAAWPEAAGLLVTMPNYYGMGSDLAPLARACHDSGVPLLVDEAHGAHYGQHPELPPGALSCGADGVVQSTHKMLAAMTMGAMLHVQGPRLDRALLRQRLAMVQSSSPSYPVMASLDLARRLLHTRRADAFTAGLAAVETLRRGLVELPRFKRLRPEPPQPETGGGETEASASGLAPRSTSGAYRTQDPFKAVIYDATGVLSGFELQAELEKRGCVPEMSDERHVVLLFSLGSRVGDADRLLAALREIDREFPPGPISSTSVHVSTWNNFANSFISEPVQFSLRPVREEETEPIKLEMSEGRIAAEMVVPYPPGIPLLYPGEVITGEISRRLQSLAAAGTRFQAASDPALRTIRVFLKQEEI, encoded by the coding sequence ATGAAAGAGACAGAGCGTGCAGGCGCGCCATTATATGAAATGCTGGAACGCTATAAAGCGGAAGGAAAGAGCTCTTTTCATGTGCCGGGTCATAAAAATGGGCAGGCATTTAAGATGGAAGGAAGCGCCGGCTTGTTGGATGAGGTCATGACGGCGGATATTACCGAGATTTCGGGGAGCGATGATCTGCATCATCCAGGCGGCGTCATTCTGGAAGCGCAGAAGCTTGCTGCGGACTGTTTCGGGGCCGAGGAAAGCTTCCTGCTCGTAGGCGGCAGTACGGCCGGGAACCTAGCGCTAATCCTGACGGTATGCGCTGAACCGGGCACCGTGCTCTTGGTGCAGCGCAACGTGCATAAATCGGTTATTCATGGGCTGATGCTGGCGGGAGCGCGTGCGGTATTCCTTGAACCGCAGATGGATGACGCCAGCGGTCTGGCGGTTGCACCGTCCGAAGAGACGGTGCGCAAGGCACTGGCGGCCTGGCCGGAGGCCGCCGGCCTGCTCGTGACCATGCCGAATTACTACGGCATGGGAAGCGACCTCGCGCCCCTCGCGCGGGCCTGTCACGACAGCGGCGTGCCGCTGCTGGTCGACGAGGCGCATGGGGCGCACTACGGGCAGCACCCGGAGCTGCCGCCGGGTGCCTTAAGCTGCGGCGCGGACGGCGTCGTGCAGTCCACGCACAAGATGCTTGCGGCGATGACCATGGGCGCCATGCTGCATGTCCAAGGGCCGCGGCTTGACCGCGCCCTGCTGCGGCAGCGGCTCGCTATGGTGCAGAGCTCCAGCCCATCATACCCCGTGATGGCTTCGCTCGATCTGGCGCGCCGGCTGCTCCACACGCGGCGCGCCGACGCCTTCACGGCGGGGCTGGCCGCCGTGGAAACGCTGCGGCGCGGCTTGGTGGAGCTGCCGCGCTTTAAGCGGCTGCGGCCGGAGCCGCCGCAGCCCGAGACCGGCGGAGGCGAAACGGAAGCCTCCGCCTCAGGGCTGGCGCCGCGAAGCACAAGCGGCGCCTACCGCACACAGGACCCCTTCAAAGCCGTCATATATGACGCCACCGGGGTCCTGAGCGGATTCGAGCTGCAGGCAGAGCTCGAGAAGAGAGGCTGCGTACCGGAAATGAGCGATGAACGGCATGTGGTGCTGCTGTTTAGCCTCGGTTCAAGGGTGGGGGATGCCGATCGGCTGCTTGCGGCGCTGCGGGAGATTGACAGGGAATTCCCTCCAGGGCCGATCTCCTCCACTTCCGTCCATGTTTCCACGTGGAACAATTTTGCCAACAGCTTCATTTCGGAGCCGGTGCAATTTTCTCTGAGACCCGTTAGGGAGGAAGAGACAGAACCTATCAAGCTTGAAATGAGCGAGGGCAGAATCGCGGCGGAGATGGTTGTTCCTTATCCTCCGGGCATACCGCTGCTGTATCCAGGCGAGGTTATTACCGGGGAAATAAGCCGAAGGCTGCAGAGTTTGGCGGCTGCTGGGACCAGATTTCAGGCCGCGTCCGATCCGGCTTTGCGGACGATACGAGTATTTTTAAAGCAAGAAGAGATATAA
- a CDS encoding sigma factor G inhibitor Gin, producing the protein MEQDHTKTEVCIICGQEKEEGIRIVSQFICEDCEAEMVRTEAEDAKYRFFIGRMKKIGLQKNA; encoded by the coding sequence ATGGAACAAGATCACACGAAAACTGAAGTCTGCATTATATGCGGGCAGGAAAAAGAAGAGGGAATCCGCATCGTTTCGCAGTTTATTTGCGAGGATTGCGAGGCGGAAATGGTAAGGACTGAGGCGGAGGATGCCAAATACCGCTTTTTTATCGGACGAATGAAAAAAATCGGTCTGCAAAAGAACGCTTGA
- a CDS encoding cyclic-di-AMP receptor — protein sequence MKLIVAIIQDKDSNRLSSELVKANFRATKLASTGGFLRAGNTTFMIGVEDSQVEAVLGVIRNSCKVREQLVTPVTPMSGTTDSYLPLPVEVQVGGATVFVLPVDRFEHY from the coding sequence ATGAAACTGATTGTTGCAATTATCCAAGACAAGGACAGCAACCGTCTGTCCAGCGAACTGGTCAAGGCCAATTTCCGCGCAACCAAGCTGGCAAGTACGGGCGGATTTTTGCGGGCGGGAAATACCACCTTTATGATCGGGGTGGAAGACAGTCAGGTTGAAGCCGTACTCGGCGTTATTCGCAACAGCTGCAAGGTTCGCGAGCAATTGGTTACGCCGGTAACCCCGATGAGCGGAACTACGGATTCCTATCTTCCGCTTCCTGTCGAGGTGCAAGTGGGCGGAGCGACCGTGTTCGTGCTTCCTGTCGACCGGTTCGAACATTATTAA